Within the Nicotiana tabacum cultivar K326 chromosome 11, ASM71507v2, whole genome shotgun sequence genome, the region TCTTCTTCACCTTCCTCATCCCTGAATCCACTCACCACATACTCGTCATCAGAGGCGACAAGAAACCTAGCTTCAGTTTCCCGCGCCATTGCTTCAACTATCTCCTCGGCGAGGTTGAACACTCGGGCATGGATTTCTTCAAGAGTCTCCCTTTGGGCTTGGCACTTGGCCAATTCATTGCTCCGTCTCCCTCGGTCGGAGGCCTCCCTCAACTCGGCTTGAATGACTGCGTCTTCCCTCGTGTATATAGCAATGGATTTATCAGCCACAACCTTCGTCTTCTCGGCTTCGGACTTAACCTGTACAACTTCAGCCTTTGCATGTGCAACTTCGACCCGGGGTTTAGCCAGCTCATCCTCCAACCCCTCGATCTTCCTGGCCTGAGCCATACCCTTCGCTTCAACACCTCGGAGCTAAGCTTCAGCCGAGGCTAGTTGGGTCGCAATAGCTTCCTTATCGCAGCAAGTTGATCCATGTTCTTCTTCCACTGATGACaatgtttaccttgaaaatggtaatagcaattatatttgatttgtggttctaaaaatacgtgatttatcttGATACTAGTTGTGAACAAAATGTTCGAaaatcaaataagaaaaaatatggAAGTATAActtgacgacatgttagtcaagCCTTTGAATGCAAGAAATCACCTGAAACACCTCCAAGAAACCTTCGATATCTTGAGGAAGCATAACATTAAACTCAACCCGAAAAAATGTACTTCGGGGTTTGGTCTGGAAAATTCTTAGGGTTTCTGGTCTCGCAAAGATGGATTGAGGTAAATCCctataaaatcaaagccataaaATATATCCCTGACTAGATGACATGTGTGAAGGAGGTGCAGAGCATAACAATTGGTTAGCAGCCTTAAGCATGTTCATCTCGAGATTGTTAGAAAAATCCCATCACTTCTTCTTAGTtataaaaaagaagaacaatttcgaaAGGACTCCAGAATGTCAACAGGCCTTGAAGGACCGGAAAAGGTACCTATCAAGCCCGCCGTTACTGTCAAAACTAGGGGAATGCGAGCTGTTTCTAATATATCTAGCGGTCTCGGAAGTAGCGTAAGCGTCGTTTTAGTCCgaaaagaagaaggtacatagtttcctatttattatgttagtaaaatattatCGGGAGCGAAGACTTGCTAGCTACACCTCGAAAAGTTGGCCTTAGTTCTTGTAGTCGCCTCTCAAAAGCTTAGGCCATATTTTCAATGACACTCGATAGCTGTTGTGTCAACCTTTCCCTTAAGGAATGTTTTTTACAAGCCTAAGTTGTTAGGCCGCTTGGTCAAATGGGTAGCCAAAATTAGTGAGTTCGACATAAAGTACAAGCCTAGGACTGTGATCAAATCACAAGttttggcagactttgtagcCAATTTTAGTCCTGAATTAATGCCCCTAACTGCTAAAGAGGCAGTGCTAGTGTCGAAAacgacatcaggagtttggaccttgttttCAGATGGAGCTTCCAATGTAAAATGATCCGGGCTCGGGGTAGTTCTAGTCATGCCCTCAGGAGAAACATGGAGGCAGGCCATTAAGACAGTTccgttaactaacaatgaagccaagATGAGGCTTTGGTTGCAAGACTTGAACAAGCCCGAAGACTTTGCTTTGAGGTCATCGAGATCAAATGTGATTCTCAACTGGTAGTAAACTAAGTGTACGAGATTGTTGATACAAAGGAAGAACACATGCAATAAAATGCAAACAAGTTTCAAGCATTTCTTGCACGATTCAGAGAATGGTGGATCATACACATTCCGAGAGAAGAGAACGTGGAAGCAGATGCACTGGCTAATTTGGGGTCATCTACGAAGATGAAAGGATCTGACTCCGGAACCGTCGTTTAGCTTCTACTCAATATTGGATGTGGACTGGTACTATGAGGTTAATTCAACCAATCTAGTCTAGGACTGGAGGAATGAGTCCATCGAATAACTTCGGCATGGAAAATTTCCCAAAGACCCGGAGGCATCCAAGGCACTCCGCACCAAAGCGGCTCATTACTGCCTCATGGATGGGAAATTATATAGGAGGTCGtaccaaggcccgttggcccgatgtCTAGGAGCCTTGGAGGTGGTCTTGATGAGAGATGTCCATGAAAAAAATTTGCGGGAACCATTTTAGTGCAGATTCGTTGGTACTAAAGCTTTATAGGGCACAATACTATTGGCTTTGGATGGAAAAAGACGCAAATATGTTCGTTAaaaaatgcgacaaatgtcaaCGCTATGCACATTTGGTACAGAAATCGGCGGAACTCTTGCACTCGGTAGTGTCCCAtgaccattcatgaaatggggaatggatatagttGGTCCACTACCATAGGGGCCCGAAAAGGTAAGattccttttaattttaattaattacttTACTAAatgaagcaggtccttaccaaAATATCGTTGAGCGCGAAGTAGTCAACTTCTTATGAGACCCCATAATCTGCTGATTTGGAATATCGGAGGAGATTGCTTGTGACAACAAACCATAGTTCATAGTTTGAAGTCAACAAAATTGCtggaagatttgaaaatcaagaTGATTATATCCTCACAGTACCATCCGAGTGCCAGTAGACAAGCAGAGTCAACCAATAATCTAATTATCCAAACACTCAAAAAGAGGTTAAAAGTTGctaaaggcaaatggcccgaagagtTACCGGGTATGCTAGGGGCATACCGGACAAGGGCAAAATCGAGCACAGaagaaacacctttctctctcaTATATGGAGCGGAAGCTATCATACTAGTGGAAGTACAAGAGCCAACTTTACAATTTTCCCGAgcaaaggaagaagaaaacaatGAGGAATTGCTGGTGAAGATGGATTTTCTCGATGAACACATGGACTTGGCATATGTGAGGATGGTGTCTCAAAAGCAAAGGACAGAAAGATATTATAATTGAAGGGTCAATCTCTGCTACTTCGATGTAGGAGACTTGGTCCTAAGAAAAATGAATCCGAGAGCTCGAGAAATCAATGCTGGGAAGCTGGGTCCAATATGGAAAGGTCCCTACTAGGTATCATCCATCACCGGTAAATGATCGTACGAATTGGAAAATCAATATTGATTAAAATTTCCCAGCAACTGGAACGTGACTCACCTCCAAAGAAGATCTTGCTTGTAATGGATCCTATAAATAATGAAAGTACGTGctacactctttttccctttgaCCAGTTTTTTTCCAAATCGgatttttctagcaaggtttttagCGAGGCATCAAAGGAAATCATACTACAAAAGGAGTGCCATCGGCAAGGTTAATACCTTTAAATAACAAGGCATTAAAATGATAAACCCATTATgggatggttaaataatctttggctcgGTGGCAAATTCCTAATGGGAAGCAAAGCTCGCCATCGAACCAAATACTATTTAACAATTCAGGAGTTGTTTGCATAAACAAATGAAAACATACAGTGTTCCAATTTGTATACTTCGTATTCGAACacgggggtggggggtggggtgggggggtggAGAATAGTATAAGATACCACAACAAGAATGGAACACAAACTAGGGACTGTGAGAATCGGGAACAATAATTTCTCATCGGGACCGAGGACATCATGACTAGTTCCGtataaataagttgtacaagttagccacatgtattggaaattttcttttttatttagcaaacgaatgcttatgtactttcaaatataGAAGGAATATAAtaatgtccttttatttttatcttgtttcttatcCAAACGATGAGTTGATTTTATCATCTGAAAGTTAACAAAAATTTCAAATGCTTGTGCAtgaatgaacatgagacgtcctcttaaAGTACATCATTAAAATAAGAGGGCCCTCtttatgaaaccctcatagtaaaggATCAACCCcggaagaatttatgcccggaatcaaaagcTATTGGATGAAAGTATACCTTAAGCTTTAACTAATTCAACGAAAAAGAATTATTTTGCACAACACTTAAGCAAAAATTGTCTTCATTTATCAAAATGCAAAACCCGGTGAAAAGTTTGGCATGGTTACAAagtacaaaaaaagaagaagaaagaatctaAGCATTATCGTTGCCGAGAGAGGGATCTGCGTCCTCTTCCTACCCCATGGAAGAAGGCGGACCAACTGCCGGTTCGAGGCCTGGACCTTCATCACCATCATTTTCTTCAGGCTCCTCTTCGATTTTGGAGTATTCAAAATCGATGCTCGAAGAGTTGGTTGCAACAAGCCGAGCAGGAACATTCTCTCGGGTGGTTAGCTCCAATTCTCAGGCCTTAATGATGCAATCATCAATATCGACAATGcctgctttggcctcttccaaggtttccCTCCTCATGTGATATATAGCATATGTCTTTTCAAACATGAGGGAATCTCGTGGTACTGGAGCCTGGGTTTGTGCCTAGAAACCTCGGACTAGAGGTCGTCCCTTTCGGATCTCATGGGCTGATGTGAGAATCAAGTTCCATAGTTGTGGATAAATGGATCCGATTTTGCTCTATTGTTCTCTTAAAACTTTCCTCTATTTTGGCCATCTTCTTCTTGGCAGCATTGGCTTCCTCGATTTTAGAGGTCAGCTCAGCCTTCAGGTTACTTATTTGGTCCTTCGAGGCCGACTCGTGCTCAGCAACAACAAGCACAATATCTTGGAGCTCAGCCAACTTAGCCTTAGCCTTTTGAAGTTGTACGTGTAATTGAGTAGCTTCTTGGATGTGGTCTATCATCTCTTCTTCATTTTGCTGCAACCAGGCCTCAAGCTCACTCGCCTCAGCAGCTTTTTCTTCCAATACCAAGAGGCGGGCATCATGTTGGTCCATTTCATCCAACAGTTGATCCCACTTGGAAGCGAGTCCTTGCTTATCGGTGATCAATTTCAGCATGCCCTTGGAAGAAAGAAAGTTGGCCTATAAATGGAAAAAATATAGCAAAGTTAGAATTCCCATTATAGGTGATAAATGGAAAGGAAGTTTTAAGAAAATAAGTACGGTACCGATGTTGCGCTGTGCATGGAATTATTCAACACTCCCCGGAAAGGGAGCATATTTTCTTCCTATCTTTATCTAAAGAcagtggcttcaagtagttcacAAGCTCCTCCAGCTTGGATAATAGATGGCACTCCTTCGAAACCAAAAGAATAGTACTTCTCCTCTCTTGGGGATCTGGGGAAGGGAGGAGATGCAGTAGGTGCTGGTGGCGAAGGTGCAACTAGTGTTGAAGGGCGTGAAGATATTGGATTTGAAGGTTGAGAAGAAGATGCTGCAGGAGACACGCTAATTATTGGTTTCTTAGTGGCCGAAGGCAAAGGAAGCTGAGGGCCCGAATTCCTTGGATCAGAGACAGTACTGGGGATTAGGAAAAAAGAATTGACATTATCCACCAAGTCTATCTCGCCCAAAAGTTCTTGGGTTTCTCCTGCATACGGGTTTTGAAGCTCTCCCCACTGAGTATCTGGTTGAACTGATGAAGAGATTCTTTTCCTTTGAAGGGGAGTCACTTCATCACTAGCTTCCCCATCCTAAAAAATAACCACTATGGCCAGCTCGACTgttgctttctttattttctcaTTTTAAGCCCCAACCGAGGAAGAACGTCGCCTTTTTGGTTGCTTATTCTCTGGATGTGCACTTCGAGAGGAAGCACCTTCACCGAAAGCAGGTTTGCGTGTACTTCTTTGAGCAAGGGCACTTTGTAGCACCCTCATGTCCTCATTGGGGTCGGTTTAAATGTTGACCTTGGTGCAGGTGATGGAGCCCTGTGGAAGTCTTGAATTAAGCAAAAAATGGATTTAACAACTTTTATGTCGAAGTTACCTATGTTCATGCAAAGATAAAAGGAAGGACTTCCTCGTCTAATTTTGGCATTGTaatttccaaaatcttctgaatccATTGGTCCAGGCCTTGAACCTCTGGTGGTTCCTACCGGGTAGTTAAAACAAAAGAAACGAAGAGGTCAGCAATAACGGAAATCAATCTATTCACGAAGGAAGGAAATGGATCAAAAACTTACAAAAATTGTTCCACGACTCAGGAAAAGGCGGAGATGTGACCGGGATGATGTCTCTGATGGCGACGATGACAAATTGCTCCATCCACCCGCGATCATTTTCATCGTCCATGCTAGTGAGAATAGCATGGTGGCCATATTTGCTAAAATTTAATACTCTCCCACGGAATATTTTGGCGGAGTAGAGATTCATCATGTGTGCAAGGGTTAAGGTTTCTCCAGTCGCCGTGCTCAACTGGCGTAGGCAAGCCACCATTCGCCATATATATGGTCCTGCTTGAGCCAAGCAGACCCGATACTGGTGGCAAAACTCCAAAATTACGGGGTTGAACCCTTCATTCGACAATAAGGAAAATAGACCCAAGGTAAAGGGATACATATAGACATACGTAAAACCCTCCTTGGTGAAGGTAAATCGCTCTATCATATATCCAGAGCGACTATATTGAGGTTAGGGTAGTTGCACTCCTCTTTCACTACAGGGATACCAGAAGGGCGAACGGAGGAGGGATACCTACTAACAACACAAGTCCGTGAAGACACAGATGGAGCCTTCTCTTGGAAGTCATTAGCAGTACTCAGGTGTTTGGGTATGATGGTGTTTACAGTAGGAGGCTCAGAATCGGCCTCTTGGCCTCCACTGAAGAGAAGGCCATAGTTTTTAAAGGAAAGCAATAGAAGAAGCCATGGTAACAAGGAGGCAATAAAATTTTTGCTAAAAACATTGAGGAAGATGAAAACTATTCTAAGCAACTGTAGAGTTAAAGCAGTGAAATGAAGGGTTTATGACAACAAAAATTTTGAAAGTAAAGAGGTAAAGTGATGAGTAGAAGTAAAGATATAGACGACAAAAATCCTGTTATTGATTACC harbors:
- the LOC142165965 gene encoding uncharacterized protein LOC142165965; protein product: MIISSQYHPSASRQAESTNNLIIQTLKKRLKVAKGKWPEELPGMLGAYRTRAKSSTEETPFSLIYGAEAIILVEVQEPTLQFSRAKEEENNEELLVKMDFLDEHMDLAYVRMVSQKQRTERYYN